The genomic stretch CTGCTATACTAATCAGGGTCGATTTTCTGCTTTTTACGGAGGAATGAAGGATGGATCACAAATACGATGTAATAGTCGTCGGATCAGGTCCCGCAGGACTGTTTGCAACTCTCGAACTTATAAAAAATGGTAAAAAAGTTCTTCTCATTGACAAGGGAAGATCCATAGAAGCCCGTATTTGCCCAATGAAAACCGGCGCTCCTGAATGCGTACACTGCAATCCTTGCAATGTTGTATGCGGATGGGGAGGCGCGGGCGCTTTCAGCGACGGTAAACTTACACTGACCCCTGAATTCGGGGGCAACCTTGAAGAATACTGCGGACGCGAGAAGCTTCTCTCTCTTATCGACGAGGCGGACCATGTATATCTGGAGCACGGAGCCAGCAGCACGCTGTTCAAACCAAGCGGCGACCTTGCAAAGAAGGTCATTACCAAAGCTCTTCAGGCAGGCCTCGATATAATACCTGCAACAATACGCCATATGGGAACAGACAGATCGAAGCAGATCCTTGGTGCCATATATCAGACCATAAAAGACAGTTGTGAGGTAAGGACAAACACAATGGTAGAAAAAGTCCTGCTCAAACCTGACGGATCCGTTGCCGGCGTACTGCTTGCGAACGGGGAAGAGCTCTGCTCCGACAGGGTCCTTCTGGCACCCGGACGCGAAGGCGCTGCATGGATGGAAAAAACCGTGAAGGAACTTGGACTGGAGATCGAGTCCCTGCCCGTAGATATTGGCGTAAGGGTGGAAATACCCTCTGCCTGGGCTGAGGATATCACCGACCAGTTCTATGAGGTCAAGGCACTTCTCGACACGCCCACCTTTGATGACAAGGTGCGCACATTCTGCATGTGTCCGCACGGTGAAGTCACATCTGAGTACCAGAGCCACCACGAGATCCTGACTGTCAACGGCCACTCGAACCAGGAGAATGACTGCAAGACAGAAAATACAAACTTTGCGATACTGGTCTCGACAAAATTTACAAAACCTTTCAGGGATCCGATCGGTTACGGCAGCCACATAGCCCGCCTGGCGAACATGCTTGGCGGAGGAATTATCGTCCAGCGACTCGGTGACCTCCGAAAGGGGAGACGCTCAACACCGGACAGGATCGCCCGCGGACTTGTAAGACCCACTCTTACAAGCGCAGAACCGGGAGACCTTGCCTGTGTGCTTCCATACAGGCATCTGGTTGGTATAATGGAAATGCTTGCAGCTCTTGATCATATTATACCCGGGGTCAACAGCGGCCATACCTTGCTCTATGGAGTCGAGGTAAAATTTTACAGCCTGAAAGTCGCTCTCGACAGCGGACTCAGGACCTCTATCAAAGGTCTGTACGCGGCCGGAGACGGAGCCGGAGTCACAAGAGGAGTGATACAGGCCTCCGCATCGGGCCTTTGGGTCGCCAGGGCAATGCTCTCAGAAAAATGATAAACCTCATGGTCTGCTGAGTAAAAATGATCAGTAATCTGAAGAAGAAGCGCCTTATTAGAATTTACAAGATAATGCTGCCGATTCTGGCACTTATATCGGTTTTCACCCTTATGTCCTTAGGTTCATACTTTTTCAAATATAGTCTTCAGCCCAAATTGATATTCCTCCTGAATCATCTTATATGGGTCGTTTTTACCGCTGATTTCTTTGTAAGGATGCACCTTACAGATAACAGAAAACATTTCCTGACGAGACATCTGGCAGAATTAATTGCAATAGTCCCCGTCTTCCCATTCATACTGCTTGCCAAGCTATTGGGCAACTTACACATGACAGATGCTGCTGCTGTAATATTTGAAATAGTTTTTATAATAAAATTTTTTTCATACCTGATAAGGGCCTTCGTAACACAGCACAGATTCATCAGAACCAATCCTTTGCATTATGCGGCCGCTGTAACAATGACAGCACTTGTCATTGCCGCAATGCTTTTTTCCAGTTTTGAAGGAAGAAATTATTCAGACAGTATATGGTGGGCTTTTTCGACAGCAAGCACTACAGGTTTTGGCGACATCGTGCCCGTGACCCCGGAAGGAAGAATTGTTGGAATGTTCCTGATGGTAGTCGGACTTGCCTGCATAAGCATGCTCACAGGCGTTATTGCCGGGATAATGATGTACTCCAATAATCTTTCAGGACCAGAAAGCTCTGTCGTAATGGGGATAATCAAAGGACTTTCTCGGTTTTCAGAGCTAAGTGAGAACGATGTAGATGAAATATGCGCAGTTTTGAAAACATTGAAAAAAAGGCATTCAAAGACAGCAGTAAAGACCGATCATAGTCAAAGAGAAACGCCCGAAGATGATATTGCTGAAAAGGCTAAAAATAGGAAGGGACCTTTTGCAAGGTGGCTCAATGATACCTTTATCTGCGATCCTCACGAAGACGCAATTATTGAAAAGAAACTTTCGGAGGAAAAAGATCCTAAAGAGTAATTAAGATAAACGACTAGCCCGGGCCAGCAAAAAAAAGCTCATGCCTTCTGTTGGAGACATGAGCTTTCGAGTTATATCAATTCTGTCATCGTTACCTGTTGGTCATATTTGATCAGAATTTCAGCAATCCCACAGAATTTAAGAAGATGATGAGGACCAACAGCGGGGTTACGTAACGAAGGAGGATTCTGATCACCCTTACCTTTCCTTCATTATTCAGTTTCCCGTGATTGGTCAGTTCGTCCATCAAGTCTTTTTCTTTCATCTTGTAGCCTGTATAGAGTGCAATAAAGAGGCCTCCCAAAGGCAGACATATGTTCGACGATAAGAAGTCGAAGAGGTCAAAGAATCCCCTGCCCATGACTTTGATCCCTCCGAAGAAGCTCGAGCTGTCGGCTGAACCGGCTGCCAGAACTCCTACCACTGCGATGATGGCACAATTGAGAATCGCAGCTTTTTTGCGCGGCATGTTGAATTCTTCCGACATCCATACAGTCGGAACTTCTACAAGCGAAAGCATCGCCCCATTGGCTGCGAATGACGTCAACAGGAAAAATGCAAATAGAAGTACCTGCCCAAAGGGCATCTGTGAGAAGACCAGAGGAATAGTGATAAACAACAGACCTGGTCCTGCCCCCGGTTCAACTCCGAAGGAGAAAACCGTTGGGAAGATCGCAAGACCTGCAAGCATCGATACAGAGATGTCTGCTATGGCTATCTTAAGCGGAGCAGTCGAAAGATCTGAATCCTCAGTGAAATATGATCCGTAAGTTATCATGGTCCCCATTCCAAGCGATAGCTTAAAAAAGGCAAGACCCATTGCCGCAAGCGTTACAGATGGTGTTATCTGTGAAAAATCCACATGGAAAAGGAAGCGAAGACCATCAGCGGCACCCGGAAGCGTAAGCGCACGGATAGCACAGATTATGAGAAGCAGGAATAGTACGGGCATCATGATCCTGATAGCCCTCTCTATACCGCGTGAAACACCCATGGAAATGATAGCGCCTATTACACAAAGTACCACCACCTGCCAGAATATCGGAGAAAGTACTGCTGCCGAAAAGAAACTACCTCCAGCAGTCCCGGCTCCGATGGCGCTGCCGAACATTGCTCCTGCCTTCTCTGCAGTGATCCCTGCAAAAGCTCCTGTTGCAGCCTTGAATGTATAGTAATATACCCATCCTGCCACACAGCTGTAGAAAAACATTATCAGGTATGCAGCAAGTGCTCCCATAAAACCGATACCGGACCAGGGAGACTTAGGATCATTATCAAGTTTCCTAAAAGCGCCGACCGGGTTCATCCTTGATCTGCGGCCGATAACAAATTCGCTTATCATAATAGGAACAGCTACCATAAAGACAAAAAAGAGGTACAGGACAAGGAAAGCGCCGCCGCCGCCTGTTCCTGTCATATAAGGAAATTTCCATATGTTTCCCAGACCAACGGCTGAACCAAGGGATACCATCAATGCAGCTAAAGTTGAACTAAAACCGTCTCTTTTCTTTGTTTCTAATGACAATAAAATCTCCCCCTTAATTAGGTTTAACAGAGAATAAAATAATGCGTTTTTAAAAAATCGCCTTAATTTTACACCTAATTATTTAAAAGAGGAGAGTAAACATTAATTACATATTATCCTCTTCAAGTCCAGAAGTTCGAACTGTAGCACAGACAATTGCAATAATAATAATGGAACAGCCTATTATCTCCTGCATTGATGGCGGCTGATTCAGTAAAAGAGAGGTCAGTCCGACTGCAACAACTATCTCAAGCGTACAGAGGAGGCTGACCGTCGCGGCCGGCAAATATTTTAAAGCGGTGTAGAAGAGGCCGTATGCAAGAAGGCTCCCGCAAAATGCCTGGAAGACCAAGAGGCCAAAAAGAGGAAATGTAAAATTTATAATATCTTCCCATCCAATGATGGCACTTTTACCTAAAGCCAGGACTGTTCCACCCAGAAGATGTGCAAAAAAGAGCAGTACTAGCTGATCTGTTTCCTGTCCTTTACAGACTCTTCGTGCAACAAGAGCCTGCCCCGAAATGCCAATAATAGCGAGCCCCCCCCACATAAGTCCGGGCACGGAGAGGCCGGAAAAAGTCTTTTCTCCGCCTACCATCCCCAGATATACACCTGCTATTATCAGAAATCCGGATACTACCTGAAGAAATGTAGGCTTCTCATGCGTTATGTAGAGCGAACCAAGAAGGGTCACAAGGGGAAAAGTGTAGTGAAGTATCAGGGCTTCAGCCACAGAGAGATATTTTAGTGACATCAGGAATCCCCCGCCGGAGAAAACAACAGAGAGTATTCCGGAGAGAAAATAAAAACAGATCATGCTCCTGTCAGGTCTGAACACTCCGGGCCCTTTCGTGAAGTAAATAAAAGGACCTATTGTGACCACAACAAATAGGGCACGAAAAGCCATAACTGACATCAGGCTTATTCCCGCACTTGAAAGGACTTTAGCTATTGGACTCATTATGCCCCAGCAGACAGCGGCGATAAGCGTCATAACAACTCCGTGCCAATATTTATTCATTTTTTTGACCTGCCTTGCTGATAACAATCAGTTCGCGGTCCCGTCTCGATGTCCGGGACACGGCGCCAAGTTTTAAAACATTTATTGCTCCATCTCTACAACTGTACCGATGTTATGTGCTTCAGCCCGTTCCAGCGCTACTTTGGCAGTTATCAGATCCTGCAGCGCCATTCCTGTGGCGTCAAACATCGTTATCTCATCAGCTGAAGTCCTTCCGGGTTTAGTGCCGTTAAGCACCTCTCCGATCTCTGTGATGCATTCGGGCATTATCAGTCCCATTGATACAGCGTACTGACACTCTCCCTTGTGTGCCACCTGTGACCTTGAATCTCCGAAAACTTTTACCGTTGCTGTTATTTCCGGATCTATCTCCTGTTTGCCGGGCATGTCAGCTCCTATCGTATTTATGTGACAGCCCTTCTTGAGCCAGCCGCTTTTGATGAACCCCTTTTTTGAGGGCGTGCACGTAACAACTATGTCGGCTTTTTTAACATACTCTTCAAGAGATGCAAATGGCCTGGCGGTTATTTGTATTCCCGGATAGCAAGGGGCGATCTCTTCTGCCATTTTTTCAGCTG from Synergistetes bacterium HGW-Synergistetes-1 encodes the following:
- a CDS encoding transporter gives rise to the protein MLLSLETKKRDGFSSTLAALMVSLGSAVGLGNIWKFPYMTGTGGGGAFLVLYLFFVFMVAVPIMISEFVIGRRSRMNPVGAFRKLDNDPKSPWSGIGFMGALAAYLIMFFYSCVAGWVYYYTFKAATGAFAGITAEKAGAMFGSAIGAGTAGGSFFSAAVLSPIFWQVVVLCVIGAIISMGVSRGIERAIRIMMPVLFLLLIICAIRALTLPGAADGLRFLFHVDFSQITPSVTLAAMGLAFFKLSLGMGTMITYGSYFTEDSDLSTAPLKIAIADISVSMLAGLAIFPTVFSFGVEPGAGPGLLFITIPLVFSQMPFGQVLLFAFFLLTSFAANGAMLSLVEVPTVWMSEEFNMPRKKAAILNCAIIAVVGVLAAGSADSSSFFGGIKVMGRGFFDLFDFLSSNICLPLGGLFIALYTGYKMKEKDLMDELTNHGKLNNEGKVRVIRILLRYVTPLLVLIIFLNSVGLLKF
- a CDS encoding FAD-dependent oxidoreductase — encoded protein: MDHKYDVIVVGSGPAGLFATLELIKNGKKVLLIDKGRSIEARICPMKTGAPECVHCNPCNVVCGWGGAGAFSDGKLTLTPEFGGNLEEYCGREKLLSLIDEADHVYLEHGASSTLFKPSGDLAKKVITKALQAGLDIIPATIRHMGTDRSKQILGAIYQTIKDSCEVRTNTMVEKVLLKPDGSVAGVLLANGEELCSDRVLLAPGREGAAWMEKTVKELGLEIESLPVDIGVRVEIPSAWAEDITDQFYEVKALLDTPTFDDKVRTFCMCPHGEVTSEYQSHHEILTVNGHSNQENDCKTENTNFAILVSTKFTKPFRDPIGYGSHIARLANMLGGGIIVQRLGDLRKGRRSTPDRIARGLVRPTLTSAEPGDLACVLPYRHLVGIMEMLAALDHIIPGVNSGHTLLYGVEVKFYSLKVALDSGLRTSIKGLYAAGDGAGVTRGVIQASASGLWVARAMLSEK